Part of the Scylla paramamosain isolate STU-SP2022 chromosome 22, ASM3559412v1, whole genome shotgun sequence genome, attattttatcattaaatTTGTATGTGTAGACTGCATAGGAATCTTAAAGGTGACAACACCAGTAAAATAAAGTCAAGTAATTTACAAAAAATCTTGATTCATTACATACATACCTTTCTTATAATTATCCACATTGATAATTACGTCCTGTACCTGATCCTTTCAGGCCCAGTACAGATTGTGGCCACGGTTAGTTCTATACTAGTGAAAACCAAATGGTATTCACACTACTCGATATAATTTAGAAGAAAATTTTGCTTACTATAatgaggaaattgaaaaaaaatacacaacactGTGGAATCTGACTGCAGATTACAACACCATGTATTGCACAGTGGTGGTTATTCTCTGAGACCCAGTGTACCCCCTGAAAAGTGCAAATGTACCGCGGAGGTTACATGTACCCGTTGCAATACCCAACCCGCAACAAgacatttcattatatttctgcTATTTCTACTATTTATTCCTTCGTATTCCCCTTCCTGTCTTTCCCGTAGCCCTTCATATAGCTGTCCTGGGAACTGCTCCACTAAGGGACAACACCCACTTTCATGCAGGCCTggctttccttctcccccaGCACTTTTAAGCAATACTCAACAGTGCACACAGCACTGCAGAGCACTGCAGAATTACCTAGATCTGGCGCCCACTTGATGAGAACTGGAGAAATTGTGCCTGCAATAAGGATGAGGCGAACTTGATAGGGACTTCCTGTGAGCCGAGTGTCTTGTTTACACTCAGCGAGGGACACGAGCCTACGGCTTGTTTGCACCACAGGGACACAAGCCTAAGGGAAGGGCTccatattatattattattggtattattactattataatgataatagttattattattattattattattattattattattattattattattattattattattattattattattattatcatcatcatcgtcatcatcactattattatcatcattagtatcataatcaattactactactactattactactactactctctctctctctctctctctctctctctctctctctctctctctctctctctctctctctctctctttaactctTGGAGGTAAAATGAGAGGAGTCGGCATGACGTCACGAATGTGAAGCCAACGCGCTATTGGACCGCTATCGCCCCCATCCCTAGACTCATAACATTACCATCTGAGCAATGAAAGTATAGGGAAACGCCGGTGTACTGTTCCATACTTCCTGTTTTCTGCTGTTGCTTGCAGGCCGCCCAACATATGTGACCATATAacacacaccgtcttgacctcacacgggcaggacgtgtgaccttaggcgctctcgagcagcctcggccagcttgttggccttccccgccccctagtgttagtgacctcagttttttttctgttttcaacttttagcttttagttttaggctcgacctggtgggattgttgtttttgtgaacacttatagcgagtgcgtgtcgatacataaagaaaaatgtgcgcttcagtgcaaacgtacgaacgcaactacctcctgcgtcgtaggcGAGGATCCggttacccgccgcccaacgtgatacagtgccttaagaccttgaaactatttcggaaccgaggatcgagaggaggcaaaagtgtggtgcgtcccatcaaggtagtgacctccagtgccagagaagaccgcagggtggagaagagggaatacaaacactttgaagtGCCATgtgtgtggtatagtcttccctccctcctcttatttaatgcaacgtctctggccaacaagatggaagagttcattgtgacggtgagatctacttgtgcggacattgtgggggttactgaggcgtggcagattgttcctgaggtgtgcacgatgcaggactaccagctctaccatcacctcaggtcaggacgcagggggagggagtggccgTGTTCTGCcactctgccctcagcccctcacacctccctgtcgatattccagctggtgtggaggccctgtgggtgagagttacgcccccctcccatcccagcaacacggcctccatcatcgtgtgcgtcgtgtaccaccccccacgagccgccacagcacagttactcaccgctcacatcatcaacactgctgatgccctgagggtgaggtatcttgccgccaagctggtcatctgtggggaatTTAACaaattagatatcaacgatatcctacacaagctacacctcacccaggtcgtggacttccccacccaccagcaagccatcctcgaccttatactgacagacctgggccagcagtactcgccccccaagccgctgcctcccatgggacggagcacccacctctccatactgtggacaaccacacccaccacctcgacccccgtcagctgtcaccaggacccaccgccccatgcctgactcagccatgagggagtttgggcagtgggtgacacaacacccgtggactgaggtgctggatgtggaggacgtccacttaaaatggcaaaattacgccaccaccaccacagaagccttccaccgctacttcccagccaagagcgtcacaacgcacccgtctgatgccccctggatgacgccccgcattaaaagactcatgcgtcagcggacctgggcgttccactcctgcccggtcctatacaggaaactaagaaacagagtgatcagggagattaaggctgcaaaggcaagctattacccagacaagatacaccacctcaagctgactaacaacagacagtggtacgctaagatcaaagctttgtgtggcctacaaaagcacacttcatctcttccttgcacctcacaccttcctgctaatctggCGGCTCAGGAGAttaacgatcactttgctgctatctgtcaaacctttcctcccctccacaccactccatttcctgcctatcttcccgctccctcccatccccccagtgtccaggcggtggatatatatatatatatatatatatatatatatatatatatatatatatatatatatatatatatatatatatatatatatatatatatatatatatatatatatacgcactgTACACACGCCTGCACTTAtatcatccagagagagagagagagagagagagagagagagagagaacccccagctcattcattccttcttcttcttatcctcttcctataattattgctactattattaccaccactctCCACctatcctccacctccattcctccttcccccttcttctcctctccctccattcctcattttttcttcctcctcctactactactacaacagtcTACATATGTTATTGTGGAGCACAcctggaaatacctggaaaaacgctggaaattgagggaaatattGACGAACAGACGCagacagggaggagagaaggtttCGGTTTGGGTCCTGATGGTGGGCGCTCTGAACGGAGGAGCTGCAACATGAACTTTATTTAAACCTTAATTTTGGCTATTTTTGggattattttctattttagttGTTAATTCTGGTTTTCATTCACGTTTGAGTATGGAAACACACAGAGGCTTGactaaatattgatgtacaagcaaggagggaggcaggaaaaatGTTCGTCTCGGCCCTTATTTTTACGTACAGCAATTAATTTTGAAACTCCTAAGAAGAAAGACGCTCAGACTGGACTGCACTAGATATTCTGACCTGCCATATACTTCATCTAACACACTGAACATCAACGTAGAAAGACTGGAATAGAATGATGTCTCAGGTCTCGGTaccttgatgacgtcactgaCGACGTCACGCTTCAAAATACGTACGTTaatccattttgaaattgacccctcgaaaaaatggaaCTAGACTGAAatgctttatatattctgacttttcatatactttaataaatacctggaacataaaaacatttccTGCCtgattaataataaagaaaaatccaaaACACGATCTGTAATTTTTACGAACGGATCTACAAAAAACTTATAATATCGAGAAGGAAAACTCAGCCAAACTAGATTATGCTACACattctgaatacaaaaaatCCGTACTttccagataaataaagaaaacacaaattttgcgtcatataattttttttttttaatttagcaACGGTCTTattttaaatttgaaaatacgaatAGTTAGACTTgattttattgaatattattacttgcgacacgtttcttatatttttaagcCTTAAATGAAACACTAAAGCGtgctactaaaaaaaaaaaaaaatgcaaatttaTGAAATGACGAAAGTGCTATTttaaccggaaaaaaaaaaaaacagctagaCAAGATTTTATTACATACTATAACTTGTTATACTTTTCTATttataaattaaatatcaaaacaatgcaaactctaccaataaaacaaataaaatgatgatataGAGCCAAAGTAGTATTTTTGCACTTCTcaatacttcctcctcctctccccttcccctcacactcCTCCACTTATTCCTACACAGCGAGCCTTTAAATCACCAggaaacacctgcaaaacaGTCGAAATTATGCTTAATATGTGACGAGAAATTGTTACCTTAGCCATGGCTCAGCGGGTGGGGGGTCGGAAGGACTTGGCAAGGCTGGCTAGGTCGGGGCACCAAGGAttctgtggtgtggtgtggtgtggtatgatatgatgtgtggtggtggtgtggtatggtatggttATAACACTGCACTCCCCCAAGcctaactggtgtgtgtgtgtgtgtggcgctgaTCAGGGATGAGTCACAAAACTGTATAATTGGTGTTTCACCCTTAAACTgccacttggtgtgtgtgtgcgtgtgtgtgtgttcactttgATTTTCTttgaatgtaatttttttttttttttttgtgtaagaaTGTAtacatatgtatttatatatgcaCTGTTTGTGCGCTTAGATTAGTGCATGTACTGTACATACATGTGCAtgtagatggagagaaaaaaagtgaaagatggcCTGAAGGTTGATTTTTCTTGATACACTAtcacttaatctctctctctctctctctctctttcatatgaTATTATACAATAATGTTCATTTATAATTGATATGGATGATATATACTGTAAATTGTAGTCACTAATGGGACTGacactactatatatatatatatatatatatatatatatatatatatatatatatatatatatatatatatatatatatatatatatatatatatatatatatatatatatatatatatatatatatatatatatatataaatgcttGGAAGCTGATAAAAATATGGATGTGATAAAAACACTGCTTATGTTAGCAAAGATTTATTGCATCATATTTGAGGCTTgtgggtgaaggaaaagaaaagcaacacacaTATGAGTTTCCATGTAGCAAGTGAGTGTAGCTTCCTCAGGGTGACTTGGTGTGAAGAGTAACAGTGAGCAGCACAGGCCACTACAGGTATCACTATGACAACACTCCTCTGGTCTGCACCACCACAAGGCTGTGTGCAGTGTGCTGTGCAAACCTACTGGTGATCAGACAAAGATAACAGCATGCACAACCCCAGCAGTACACACTTGTCATGGCTCAGACTTAACTTCCATTTTTTCATTGTCATTTTACCAACTCTTTGAATATGCTTGACAGTGCCACAACTTTCAAGAACTTCTTCACACACCTTAATTGTCCAAAAAGATGAGCCACAGCATGAGTGTAAAACCTCTGCTATTACATACAATATATTGGTAATTGTTTATTGACTATTAACTTCAACaagtataaaataaaaacatttaaaagacattgAGAAAAAACTTTTTGGGGGCAATATAAATATCAAAAACATCTCCTGGGGAAATGGAGAATTCTTTTGTTCTCACCAAGTCAATGGTTCAGTTTGTATGCGAGCATTAACTCCTAAATAAATTAAcacttctataaatatttcaagTACTTAAACTCTTGAGCACACTTgtcatgtttctggtaatggaGTCTTCAATATGaaaactactactgcagctATCACTACTATATCTATTAATTATGCTAACACTATTTCTACATTACAGTCATTCTGGAGAGTTGAAAAAAGTTTCCCTGTAAGATAAGGcaagacaaataaaaatgcCACAATAAGTTAAGTACACAGGATGCAGTGTTTGGCTAAGCAGGAGACACACATGTAAATATTCACTCCTGTTATTGATTTAGTTTTGTTACAGCAAAAAGTTGTAACGAAGCACCATACTGGGAGACTGGAGGCATGGGTGAGGCAGGCCAGATCTCAGTCTCCCTCGTCTCTTCTGCGGCGTGGCTCCCCCTCAAAGCCATCCAGGTGCTGGCTGGTGTAgaggtggggatggtggtggtgttggtggtgggtgGCATGGGCTGGATGGGCATCATCCCTTGGGTGACCCTGGGTGAGGATGGCCCACACATCCTTAAGAATGGTGAGATGAGTCTTCTTGGTTCCTGGTGGTGGGGCAGGGCTGGGCACAGAAGGGGCCACACCAAAGGTGCCAGCCAATTTGTCCTTGGGAGCAGCCATAACCACAGGCCTGGGTGCGCTGCCAGCTGGACTGTACTCAGCAGGCTGGGAGGTTGTGCCCGGCAGAGGTGGCATGGGCACGGCAGTGCGCTGGCTGGTGGGGCGGCTCTGCTTGGAGAACTGTGCCAGGTGGGGAACATTGGCTGGCACGGGTGGGGGTGGCTCTCCACGATAAGGCCCCACCTGTGGGCGGCCGGTGATGGAGTCTGAGGTTTGGTGTGGAGGAGTGGACAACTGAGGGGGACCTGGGATGGAGTCAGGTGGAAGGGGGCGGCCATCTGAAGTGTAGATCGGAGAGGAGGCAGCGGGCAGCAGGTCCCCCATTCGgcctgggggagggggaggggcagggaacACAGGCTGGAGCACTGAGGGACCCACTAACTGGGGGGCAAGCACAGCATGGTCCTCAGGGAGTGGGATCAAGGACGCCACCAGCCGCCGGGCAGGGGGCTGGGGCCGCCCCAGGCGACTCACACTCCCTACAGGGCCAGCCAGTCGCATGTTGGGGTGGGGCCGGGGACGGGGCCTGCGGCGGGGTGTTTTAGAAGATCTGGCAGGTTTTAGCGGCATGTTAGAGGCAGCACCACCCAGCAGCGGCAGCACGGGTGCCATGGGGATGGGCAGCGGCAGAGGCGCATGGCTCTCGCTGAAGGCTACTGTATGGTGGTAAATTGGATTGGGGGCACCACCTGCAGGAGCCTCgacttcaccttcctcctctgacTCATCTGCACCATCAATTTTAACCTGTCTGTTTGTGAACCCTAAGTTGGTTGCAGTTCGGGGTCCGTGTGGCACTTGATAACGGAAGCGTGGGGGATGAGGGGGCAGGGGACCATTGAGAGGCCTTGAGCTAGAGGGGGACACCTCAAAGGCCAGCACGGGGCCTGGTGGATGCTTCTTGACGGGTCGAAAATCAGACTCGTACACCACAGACTCGGGATCAAAGCCAAAGTTTTGTGCAAAGGTGTCTGATAGGCTGGTGGATGGTGGGGAGTGTGTGGTCCGGGGCAGTGGGGGGTCCC contains:
- the LOC135111897 gene encoding uncharacterized protein LOC135111897, with translation MCTVPLPVFCVKVCRAVWAGPKGSWASTLALGCANDASTYSLLLILDQVTPDPTLLTFADYDYYDYYDGLGPHFDSNKIHGKVPSGAEPFPTTDSAEEAFSNLPDYQGDFDNFPFHLGPAAASPLSPTLPPSLRSTQAVPLGAPGFTFPKLPNLKSSTGFVNVSAFDNLNSSSFGKKEEEEEKEKEFPSRLQNHYAFSPPPSRATSASDKQTTPLKTNTVSSSLSTHQDLPSTPTWKDTLRSTPQEKRTHVSVLTSSTQNHPVSTLPSSTTTLSYPTRSPYKPPLSTQASTRNTRPSHSSTSSHPTRTSFSPSSTSLKSQYYTTKLSSTLRTSFPASASHRPTRPASYSHTPFPHSQKSTIAAPTATRHPHHQSSHQQPEVITAPSLPPLPGQDPLLVQQHFHTPPPRRDPPLPRTTHSPPSTSLSDTFAQNFGFDPESVVYESDFRPVKKHPPGPVLAFEVSPSSSRPLNGPLPPHPPRFRYQVPHGPRTATNLGFTNRQVKIDGADESEEEGEVEAPAGGAPNPIYHHTVAFSESHAPLPLPIPMAPVLPLLGGAASNMPLKPARSSKTPRRRPRPRPHPNMRLAGPVGSVSRLGRPQPPARRLVASLIPLPEDHAVLAPQLVGPSVLQPVFPAPPPPPGRMGDLLPAASSPIYTSDGRPLPPDSIPGPPQLSTPPHQTSDSITGRPQVGPYRGEPPPPVPANVPHLAQFSKQSRPTSQRTAVPMPPLPGTTSQPAEYSPAGSAPRPVVMAAPKDKLAGTFGVAPSVPSPAPPPGTKKTHLTILKDVWAILTQGHPRDDAHPAHATHHQHHHHPHLYTSQHLDGFEGEPRRRRDEGD